The proteins below come from a single Corylus avellana chromosome ca3, CavTom2PMs-1.0 genomic window:
- the LOC132175016 gene encoding tRNase Z TRZ1 codes for METETKDYDTAKERSSPSSGSEKTKGAMNIEGYPVKGLSIAGHETCIMFPTLKLAFDIGRCPQHAIYHDFLCISHAHMDHIGGLPMYVATRGLYRMKPPTIIIPKCIKEDVEQLFEVHRRMDQSELKHNLIGLDIGEEFYLRKDLKVRAFKTYHVIPSQGYVVYSVKQKLKQEYLGLPGNEIKNLKSSGVEITNTVTVPEIAFTGDTMSDFIVDQNNIDALRSRILVMECTFVDNSVSVEDARDYGHIHISEILSHAERFGNKAILLIHFSARHRVEEIQQAVSALPPPLAGRVFALTEGF; via the exons ATGGAGACGGAAACCAAAGACTACGACACGGCAAAAGAGAGATCCAGCCCGAGCTCGGGCTCGGAGAAAACGAAGGGTGCTATGAATATTGAAGGGTACCCAGTGAAGGGTCTGTCAATTGCAGGCCACGAAACCTGCATAATGTTCCCCACTCTCAAATTGGCCTTCGACATCGGCCGCTGCCCCCAGCACGCTATATACCACGACTTCCTCTGCATCTCCCACGCCCACATGGACCACATT GGAGGTCTTCCCATGTATGTGGCAACTCGTGGCTTATACAGAATGAAGCCCCCTACAATCATTAtaccaaaatgtataaaagAAGATGTAGAACAACTCTTTGAGGTGCACAGAAGAATGGACCAATCAGAGCTGAAGCATAATCTAATTGGCTTGGATATTG gaGAAGagttttatttgagaaaagacCTTAAAGTAAGAGCTTTTAAGACTTACCATGTCATACCAAGTCAG GGTTATGTCGTTTACTCTGTAAAACAGAAACTTAAGCAGGAGTACCTTGGCCTTCCTGGAAATGAGATTAAGAATTTGAAGTCATCAGGCGTGGAG ATTACAAACACTGTGACAGTACCTGAAATTGCTTTCACTGGAGATACCATGTCTGACTTCATAGTTGACCAAAATAACATTGATGCTTTGAGATCAAGGATTCTTGTTATGGAG TGCACTTTTGTGGATAACTCCGTTTCAGTGGAGGATGCAAGAGACTATGGACACATTCATATATCTGAG ATATTAAGTCATGCAGAGAGGTTTGGGAACAAGGCAATTCTTCTCATCCACTTTTCAGCGCGTCATAGAGTTGAG GAAATTCAACAAGCTGTATCTGCGTTGCCTCCACCTTTAGCAGGTCGAGTATTTGCTCTTACTGAAGGCTTCTGA